A window of the Equus przewalskii isolate Varuska chromosome 10, EquPr2, whole genome shotgun sequence genome harbors these coding sequences:
- the VPS25 gene encoding vacuolar protein-sorting-associated protein 25, translating to MAMSFEWPWQYRFPPFFTLQPNVDTRQKQLAAWCSLVLSFCRLHKQSSMTVMEAQESPLFNNVKLQRKLPVESIQVVLEELRKKGNLEWLDKNKSSFLIMWRRPEEWGKLIYQWVSRSGQNNSVFTLYELTNGEDTEDEEFHGLDEATLLRALQALQQEHKAEIITVSDGRGVKFF from the exons ATGGCGATGAGTTTCGAGTGGCCGTGGCAGTATCGCTTCCCGCCCTTCTTTAC GTTACAGCCGAACGTGGACACTCGGCAGAAGCAGCTGGCCGCCTGGTGCTCGCTGGTCCTGTCCTTCTGCCGCCTGCACAAACAGTCCAGCATGACGGTGATGGAAGCTCAGGAGAGCCCGCTCTTCAACAACGTGAAGCTGCAGC GGAAGCTCCCTGTGGAATCAATCCAGGTTGTATTAGAGGAACTGAGGAAGAAAG GGAACCTCGAGTGGTTGGATAAGAACAAGTCTAGCTTCCTGATCATGTGGCGGAGGCCAGAAGAATGGGGGAAACTCATATATCAGTGG GTTTCCAGGAGTGGCCAGAACAACTCCGTGTTCACCCTGTATGAACTGACCAATGGGGAAGACACAGAGGATGAAG AGTTCCATGGGCTGGATGAGGCAACCCTACTGCGAGCTCTGCAGGCCCTACAGCAGGAGCACAAGGCTGAGATCATCACTGTCAGCGATGGCCGAGGTGTCAAGTTCTTCTAG
- the RAMP2 gene encoding receptor activity-modifying protein 2 has translation MASLRAERTPGGPRLPSTRAGRPAVLRLLLLLGAVLKPQESLAQLLLTPGSLESEGKTVENYETNVQLCWQEYKVYMDSIQKDWCDWAMISRPYSILQYCLEQTAEGFGLGFPNPWAERIIFETHQIHFANCSLVQPTFSDPPEDVLLAMIIAPICLIPFLVTLVVWRSKDSETQA, from the exons ATGGCCTCGCTCCGGGCGGAGCGCACCCCCGGCGGCCCGCGGCTCCCTTCGACCCGCGCCGGGCGACCGGCAGtgctccgcctcctcctcctgctgggcg CTGTCCTGAAGCCCCAGGAGTCCCTGGCTCAGCTTCTTCTCACCCCAGGCAGCTTGGAGTCAGAAG GGAAAACGGTGGAGAACTATGAGACAAATGTCCAACTTTGCTGGCAGGAATATAAGGTTTATATGGACTCTATCCAAAAAGATTGGTGTGACTGGGCCATGATTAGCAG gcctTATAGCATCCTTCAATATTGCTTGGAACAGACTGCAGAAGGTTTTGGCCTGGGCTTCCCCAATCCCTGGGCAGAACGGATCATCTTTGAGACTCATCAAATCCACTTTGCCAACTGCTCCCTAGTGCAGCCCACCTTTTCAGACCCCCCAGAGGATGTCCTCCTGGCCATGATTATAGCCCCCATCTGCCTCATTCCCTTCCTTGTTACCCTTGTGGTGTGGAGGAGTAAAGACAGTGAAACCCAGGCCTAG